In a single window of the Gossypium hirsutum isolate 1008001.06 chromosome A13, Gossypium_hirsutum_v2.1, whole genome shotgun sequence genome:
- the LOC107894561 gene encoding uncharacterized protein, giving the protein MGASYVDACRREFLNLTQGDRTVAEYEAEFLRLNRYARGMVATKYERCVQFGDGLRDGLMVMITPQREWDFGTLVDKAKIAEEVKRAERQNREKGKGKREVEVSNLFQRPKKKVKADGSNRVGALAATRPQFCIDYGRCHQGECWKRIGACFRGLFSSHREAVGRLEVEIVWAVVVEHWAKVMVTLRRGSRHWYIGSTHFDVACTVTKNLGIPIENNSSGITVLSPLGQSIRVNKLFRNVPLEDEEVVIIGERQNYLIKVISALRAEKLVRKDCEAYLAYISVSESEGYSIKDIRIVKDFPDVFPDELSGLPPDREVEFRIELLPGTAPVSISPYRMALKELVEVKAQIQELLDRGIIRLSVSP; this is encoded by the exons ATGGGTGCCAGCTATGTGGATGCCTGCAGGAGGGAATTTCTAAATTTAACACAGGGAGATAGGACAGTAGCtgaatatgaggctgaatttttacGACTGAACCGCTATGcacgtgggatggtggcaactaAATATGAGAGGTGTGTTCAATTTggggatggcctcagagatggtCTAATGGTTATGATAACTCCTCAGAGGGAGTGGGATTTTGGAACACTGGTTGACAAGGCAAAAATCGCCGAGGAGGTGAAGCGTGCTGAGCGCCAGAATAGAGAAAAAGGCAAAGGTAAGAGGGAAGTTGAGGTCTCAAATTTatttcagaggcctaagaaaaaggtcaaAGCTGATGGGTCGAACAGAGTTGGGGCCCTTGCTGCTACTCGGCCGCAGTTTTGTATAGACTATGGGAGAtgccatcagggcgagtgctgGAAACGGATTGGAGCATGTTTCAG AGGGTtgttcagcagccaccgagaggccgtgggAAGGCTAGAGGTGGAAATAGTATGGGCCGTGGTCGTGGAGCACTGGGCAAAGGTGATGGTGACACTGAGGCGAGGCAGTAGGCActggt atataggatctacccATTTTGATGTTGCTTGTACTGTTACTAAGAACTTGGGGATTCCGATTGAGAATAATTCGAGTGGAATTACTGTGTTGAGTCCGTTGGGGCAGTCTATCAGAGTTAATAAATTGTTTAGAAATGTCCCTTTAGAG GACGAGGAGGTAGTGATAATTGGGGAACGACAGAATTACTTGATCAAAGTAATTTCTGCATTAAGAgctgagaaattggttcgtaaggATTGTGAGGCGTATTtagcctacatcagtgtttcagaATCCGAGGGTTATTCTATTAAGGATATCAGAATAGTTAAGGATTTTCCTGATGTTTTTCCCGATGAACTATCTGGGTTACCTCCTGACCGTGAAGTTGAGTTCAGGATAGAGCTCCtgcctggtacagctccggtgtccatttccccttatagaatggcattGAAAGAGCTAGTGGAGgttaaagctcagattcaagagttactggataGAGGGATCATCCGCCTTAGTGTGTCTCCGTAG